Proteins found in one Mangifera indica cultivar Alphonso chromosome 15, CATAS_Mindica_2.1, whole genome shotgun sequence genomic segment:
- the LOC123197897 gene encoding peptidyl-prolyl cis-trans isomerase FKBP53 isoform X1 produces MGFWGIEVKPGKPHPYHSDNVQGTLHVTQATLGLGSSTEKAILQCSVGDKNPIFLCSLLPNQNESCSLNLEFNEDDLVTFSVIGPRSIHLSGYFVADDGDHLRDEYDSDSYGEDIIETDTDESSEFDTGDEYEDDIDDDDDLFPPSPVRNSGVVIEEIVDDEKPTNGNDRSKRLKKKDQSSNSEQQIVVKNSTGISVLESEDEDGFPINSSGKSKGTSQDSQVEVVDEMGKKSSEKSEKKKAKDSSDEGTGKKRKVKSVDHDDQTENFDFRKKKKKKEKREQRQIKKAVISSEAEVLSEGENQQEVKSLNMNQKDLDNEAFNLPDEDHSKKKKKKQKKKKKAQESDGDGKTGQTVSTVQEQAAAKPSQVRSFPNGLVIEEVAMGKPDGKRASNGKQVSVHYIGKLKNGKMFDSNVGRAPFKFRLGIGQVIKGWDVGVNGMRVGDKRRLTIPPSMGYGAKGAGGKIPPNSWLVFDVELVDVQ; encoded by the exons ATGGGTTTCTGGG GAATCGAAGTGAAACCAGGAAAGCCTCATCCTTATCATTCTGACAATGTGCAAGGAACTCTGCATGTGACTCAG GCGACTTTAGGCCTTGGTTCGTCAACAGAGAAGGCCATACTTCAGTGCTCTGTTGGAGATAAGAACCCAATTTTCTTGTGTTCCTTATTGCCAAATCAGAATGAATCTTGCTCCTTGAATCTTGAATTCAATGAGGATGATTTGGTAACCTTCTCTGTCATTGGTCCACGAAGCATCCATCTTTCTGGCTACTTTGTGGCTGATGATGGAGATCACCTTCGAGATGAATATGATTC TGATTCTTATGGGGAGGATATCATAGAGACTGATACAGACGAGTCGTCTGAATTTGATACTGGAGACGAGTATGAGGATGacattgatgatgatgacgacTTATTCCCACCTTCACCTGTCCGTAATAGTGGAG TTGTGATTGAGGAGATAGTGGATGATGAGAAACCAACGAATGGGAATGATCGATCAAAACGACTAAAGAAAAAGGATCAATCAAGTAACTCTGAGCAACAAATTGTTGTCAAGAATAGTACTGGTATCTCAGTCTTggaaagtgaagatgaagatggctTTCCCATTAATAGTTCCGGTAAAAGCAAAGGAACTTCTCAAGATTCCCAAGTGGAAGTGGTTGATGAGATGGGTAAGAAATCAAGTGAAAAATCTGAGAAGAAGAAAGCCAAAGACAGCAGTGATGAGGGTactggaaaaaaaagaaaggttaaAAGTGTGGACCACGATGATCAAACAGAGAA ttttgatttcaggaaaaagaagaagaaaaaagagaagcgTGAACAGAGACAAATTAAAAAGGCTGTTATCAGTAGTGAGGCTGAGGTTCTCTCAGAGGGTGAAAATCAGCAGGAGGTGAAGAGTCTCAATATGAACCAGAA GGACCTTGACAATGAAGCATTCAATTTGCCTGATGAAGATCACtccaagaagaaaaagaagaaacaaaagaagaagaagaaggcccAGGAGAGTGACGGGGATGGGAAAACAGGTCAGACTGTTTCAACTGTGCAAGAACAAGCTGCGGCTAAGCCATCTCAAGTGAGATCGTTTCCAAATGGGCTGGTTATAGAGGAGGTAGCAATGGGAAAGCCAGATGGGAAAAGAGCTTCTAATGGAAAACAA GTCAGCGTCCACTATATTGGCAAACTAAAGAACGGTAAAATGTTTGACTCTAATGTGGGAAGAGCACCTTTTAAATTCCGCCTAG GCATTGGACAAGTTATTAAGGGATGGGATGTTGGTGTCAACG GCATGCGCGTGGGGGACAAACGAAGACTAACAATTCCGCCATCAATGGG TTATGGGGCAAAAGGAGCTGGGGGAAAGATACCACCAAATTCGTGGCTTGTGTTTGATGTGGAATTGGTTGATGTTCAATAA
- the LOC123197899 gene encoding enolase produces MATIRIVKARQIFDSRGNPTVEVDVILSDETFARAAVPSGASTGVYEALELRDGGSDYLGKGVLKAVQNVNSVIGPALVGKDPTEQTQIDNFMVQQLDGTTNEWGWCKQKLGANAILAVSLAVCKAGAMVKKIPLYKHIANLAGNKTLVLPVPAFNVINGGSHAGNKLAMQEFMILPVGASSFKEAMKMGVEVYHHLKAVIKKKYGQDATNVGDEGGFAPNIQENKEGLELLKTAIAQAGYTGKVVIGMDVAASEFYDGKNKTYDLNFKEENNDGSQKISGDSLKNVYKSFISDYTIVSIEDPFDQDDWETYAKLTGEIGGQVQIVGDDLLVTNPKRVEKAINSKACNALLLKVNQIGSVTESIEAVKMSKKAGWGVMASHRSGETEDTFIADLSVGLATGQIKTGAPCRSERLAKYNQLLRIEEELGSAAVYAGAKFRAPVAPY; encoded by the exons ATGGCCACCATCAGGATCGTCAAAGCGCGCCAGATCTTCGATAGTCGTGGAAATCCAACCGTTGAA GTTGATGTGATTCTCTCCGATGAAACTTTTGCTAGAGCTGCTGTGCCAAGTGGTGCTTCAACTg GTGTCTACGAAGCACTGGAATTGAGAGATGGGGGATCCGACTACCTTGGGAAAGGTGTTCTCAAG GCTGTGCAGAATGTGAACTCAGTCATCGGTCCTGCCTTGGTTGGCAAg GACCCAACAGAGCAGACTCAGATTGACAATTTTATGGTGCAACAACTTGATGGTACAACCAATGAATGGGGCTGGTGcaaacaaaaa CTCGGAGCTAATGCTATATTGGCAGTGTCACTTGCTGTTTGTAAAGCCGGTGCTATGGTGAAGAAGATCCCTCTTTACAAG CACATTGCAAATCTTGCTGGGAACAAGACATTGGTCTTGCCTGTCCCTGCATTCAATGTTATCAATGGGGGTTCCCATGCCGGAAATAAGCTGGCAATGCAG GAATTTATGATTCTCCCTGTTGGAGCATCTTCTTTCAAGGAAGCAATGAAAATGGGTGTTGAAGTATATCATCATCTAAAG GCTGTAATCAAGAAGAAGTATGGACAAGATGCCACCAATGTTGGTGATGAAGGTGGCTTTGCTCCAAATATTCAG GAAAACAAAGAAGGCCTTGAATTGCTGAAGACTGCCATAGCACAAGCTGGATATACTGGAAAG GTTGTTATTGGAATGGATGTTGCTGCATCAGAATTTTATGATGGCAAGAATAAGACCTATGACTTGAACTTCAAGGAAGAG AACAATGATGGATCGCAAAAAATATCGGGTGACAGTTTGAAGAATGTATACAAGTCATTCATATCTGACTATACAATTGTGTCCATTGAGGACCCATTCGATCAAGATGATTGGGAAACCTATGCAAAGTTGACTGGTGAAATTGGAGGGCAAGTGCAGATTGTTGGTGATGATCTCCTTGTCACAAATCCAAAG CGTGTGGAGAAAGCTATTAACAGTAAGGCATGCAATGCTCTTTTGTTGAAG GTGAATCAAATTGGTAGTGTTACTGAAAGTATTGAGGCTGTGAAAATGTCCAAAAAGGCTGGCTGGGGTGTTATGGCAAGCCACAGAAG TGGTGAAACAGAGGATACATTTATAGCAGATCTGTCAGTTGGATTGGCAACT GGTCAAATCAAGACTGGAGCTCCTTGCAGATCAGAACGCCTTGCTAAGTACAATCAG CTTCTCAGGATAGAAGAGGAGCTTGGGTCGGCAGCAGTTTATGCTGGTGCAAAATTCAGAGCTCCAGTTGCACCATACTAA
- the LOC123197897 gene encoding peptidyl-prolyl cis-trans isomerase FKBP53 isoform X3, with product MGFWGIEVKPGKPHPYHSDNVQGTLHVTQATLGLGSSTEKAILQCSVGDKNPIFLCSLLPNQNESCSLNLEFNEDDLVTFSVIGPRSIHLSGYFVADDGDHLRDEYDSDSYGEDIIETDTDESSEFDTGDEYEDDIDDDDDLFPPSPVRNSGVVIEEIVDDEKPTNGNDRSKRLKKKDQSSNSEQQIVVKNSTGISVLESEDEDGFPINSSGKSKGTSQDSQVEVVDEMGKKSSEKSEKKKAKDSSDEGTGKKRKVKSVDHDDQTEKDLDNEAFNLPDEDHSKKKKKKQKKKKKAQESDGDGKTGQTVSTVQEQAAAKPSQVRSFPNGLVIEEVAMGKPDGKRASNGKQVSVHYIGKLKNGKMFDSNVGRAPFKFRLGIGQVIKGWDVGVNGMRVGDKRRLTIPPSMGYGAKGAGGKIPPNSWLVFDVELVDVQ from the exons ATGGGTTTCTGGG GAATCGAAGTGAAACCAGGAAAGCCTCATCCTTATCATTCTGACAATGTGCAAGGAACTCTGCATGTGACTCAG GCGACTTTAGGCCTTGGTTCGTCAACAGAGAAGGCCATACTTCAGTGCTCTGTTGGAGATAAGAACCCAATTTTCTTGTGTTCCTTATTGCCAAATCAGAATGAATCTTGCTCCTTGAATCTTGAATTCAATGAGGATGATTTGGTAACCTTCTCTGTCATTGGTCCACGAAGCATCCATCTTTCTGGCTACTTTGTGGCTGATGATGGAGATCACCTTCGAGATGAATATGATTC TGATTCTTATGGGGAGGATATCATAGAGACTGATACAGACGAGTCGTCTGAATTTGATACTGGAGACGAGTATGAGGATGacattgatgatgatgacgacTTATTCCCACCTTCACCTGTCCGTAATAGTGGAG TTGTGATTGAGGAGATAGTGGATGATGAGAAACCAACGAATGGGAATGATCGATCAAAACGACTAAAGAAAAAGGATCAATCAAGTAACTCTGAGCAACAAATTGTTGTCAAGAATAGTACTGGTATCTCAGTCTTggaaagtgaagatgaagatggctTTCCCATTAATAGTTCCGGTAAAAGCAAAGGAACTTCTCAAGATTCCCAAGTGGAAGTGGTTGATGAGATGGGTAAGAAATCAAGTGAAAAATCTGAGAAGAAGAAAGCCAAAGACAGCAGTGATGAGGGTactggaaaaaaaagaaaggttaaAAGTGTGGACCACGATGATCAAACAGAGAA GGACCTTGACAATGAAGCATTCAATTTGCCTGATGAAGATCACtccaagaagaaaaagaagaaacaaaagaagaagaagaaggcccAGGAGAGTGACGGGGATGGGAAAACAGGTCAGACTGTTTCAACTGTGCAAGAACAAGCTGCGGCTAAGCCATCTCAAGTGAGATCGTTTCCAAATGGGCTGGTTATAGAGGAGGTAGCAATGGGAAAGCCAGATGGGAAAAGAGCTTCTAATGGAAAACAA GTCAGCGTCCACTATATTGGCAAACTAAAGAACGGTAAAATGTTTGACTCTAATGTGGGAAGAGCACCTTTTAAATTCCGCCTAG GCATTGGACAAGTTATTAAGGGATGGGATGTTGGTGTCAACG GCATGCGCGTGGGGGACAAACGAAGACTAACAATTCCGCCATCAATGGG TTATGGGGCAAAAGGAGCTGGGGGAAAGATACCACCAAATTCGTGGCTTGTGTTTGATGTGGAATTGGTTGATGTTCAATAA
- the LOC123197897 gene encoding peptidyl-prolyl cis-trans isomerase FKBP53 isoform X2, with translation MGFWGIEVKPGKPHPYHSDNVQGTLHVTQATLGLGSSTEKAILQCSVGDKNPIFLCSLLPNQNESCSLNLEFNEDDLVTFSVIGPRSIHLSGYFVADDGDHLRDEYDSDSYGEDIIETDTDESSEFDTGDEYEDDIDDDDDLFPPSPVRNSGVVIEEIVDDEKPTNGNDRSKRLKKKDQSSNSEQQIVVKNSTGISVLESEDEDGFPINSSGKSKGTSQDSQVEVVDEMGKKSSEKSEKKKAKDSSDEGTGKKRKVKSVDHDDQTEKKKKKKKEKREQRQIKKAVISSEAEVLSEGENQQEVKSLNMNQKDLDNEAFNLPDEDHSKKKKKKQKKKKKAQESDGDGKTGQTVSTVQEQAAAKPSQVRSFPNGLVIEEVAMGKPDGKRASNGKQVSVHYIGKLKNGKMFDSNVGRAPFKFRLGIGQVIKGWDVGVNGMRVGDKRRLTIPPSMGYGAKGAGGKIPPNSWLVFDVELVDVQ, from the exons ATGGGTTTCTGGG GAATCGAAGTGAAACCAGGAAAGCCTCATCCTTATCATTCTGACAATGTGCAAGGAACTCTGCATGTGACTCAG GCGACTTTAGGCCTTGGTTCGTCAACAGAGAAGGCCATACTTCAGTGCTCTGTTGGAGATAAGAACCCAATTTTCTTGTGTTCCTTATTGCCAAATCAGAATGAATCTTGCTCCTTGAATCTTGAATTCAATGAGGATGATTTGGTAACCTTCTCTGTCATTGGTCCACGAAGCATCCATCTTTCTGGCTACTTTGTGGCTGATGATGGAGATCACCTTCGAGATGAATATGATTC TGATTCTTATGGGGAGGATATCATAGAGACTGATACAGACGAGTCGTCTGAATTTGATACTGGAGACGAGTATGAGGATGacattgatgatgatgacgacTTATTCCCACCTTCACCTGTCCGTAATAGTGGAG TTGTGATTGAGGAGATAGTGGATGATGAGAAACCAACGAATGGGAATGATCGATCAAAACGACTAAAGAAAAAGGATCAATCAAGTAACTCTGAGCAACAAATTGTTGTCAAGAATAGTACTGGTATCTCAGTCTTggaaagtgaagatgaagatggctTTCCCATTAATAGTTCCGGTAAAAGCAAAGGAACTTCTCAAGATTCCCAAGTGGAAGTGGTTGATGAGATGGGTAAGAAATCAAGTGAAAAATCTGAGAAGAAGAAAGCCAAAGACAGCAGTGATGAGGGTactggaaaaaaaagaaaggttaaAAGTGTGGACCACGATGATCAAACAGAGAA gaaaaagaagaagaaaaaagagaagcgTGAACAGAGACAAATTAAAAAGGCTGTTATCAGTAGTGAGGCTGAGGTTCTCTCAGAGGGTGAAAATCAGCAGGAGGTGAAGAGTCTCAATATGAACCAGAA GGACCTTGACAATGAAGCATTCAATTTGCCTGATGAAGATCACtccaagaagaaaaagaagaaacaaaagaagaagaagaaggcccAGGAGAGTGACGGGGATGGGAAAACAGGTCAGACTGTTTCAACTGTGCAAGAACAAGCTGCGGCTAAGCCATCTCAAGTGAGATCGTTTCCAAATGGGCTGGTTATAGAGGAGGTAGCAATGGGAAAGCCAGATGGGAAAAGAGCTTCTAATGGAAAACAA GTCAGCGTCCACTATATTGGCAAACTAAAGAACGGTAAAATGTTTGACTCTAATGTGGGAAGAGCACCTTTTAAATTCCGCCTAG GCATTGGACAAGTTATTAAGGGATGGGATGTTGGTGTCAACG GCATGCGCGTGGGGGACAAACGAAGACTAACAATTCCGCCATCAATGGG TTATGGGGCAAAAGGAGCTGGGGGAAAGATACCACCAAATTCGTGGCTTGTGTTTGATGTGGAATTGGTTGATGTTCAATAA
- the LOC123197307 gene encoding probable rRNA-processing protein EBP2 homolog: MGKPNKKPALLDEDEIEDEEMSDLNEEVSESEQESDSEEDEDVKLAEPSKKAVYNREGLEEKLQDISWPENAGWIHKLSIDINQEQEVDVNDDLKREASFYTQALEGTSQAFEKLQSMGLTFLRPSDYYAEMVKTDAHMEKVKRRLLAEQKEIEEAEERKKAREAKKLAKEIQAQKTKERAKQKKEEIESVKKWRKQRQQSGFAGDVNDGDLSLAFEDGKSFERSNRRRPGVAPGDRSGGKARQGGGKFKKGMDKKRKGREFKDSKFGYGGRKGMKKQNTADTTDDIGGFNKGGVAGNKKRKR; this comes from the coding sequence ATGGGAAAGCCTAATAAAAAACCAGCTCTATTAGATGAGGATGAGATTGAGGATGAGGAAATGAGTGATCTCAACGAGGAAGTGTCTGAATCAGAACAGGAATCAGATtcagaagaagatgaagatgttaAATTGGCTGAACCATCAAAAAAGGCTGTATACAACAGAGAGGGTCTTGAGGAAAAACTTCAAGATATTAGTTGGCCAGAAAATGCTGGATGGATACACAAGCTTTCCATAGATATTAATCAAGAGCAAGAGGTGGATGTGAATGATGACTTAAAAAGAGAGGCATCTTTCTACACACAAGCATTGGAAGGAACAAGCCAGGCCTTTGAGAAGCTGCAGTCGATGGGATTAACTTTTCTTAGGCCATCTGACTATTACGCAGAAATGGTTAAGACAGATGCTCACATGGAGAAGGTGAAGCGCCGACTTCTTGCAGAACAGAAAGAGATTGAGGAGGCTGAGGAGAGAAAGAAGGCCAGAGAGGCCAAGAAACTTGCTAAAGAAATTCAGGCCCAGAAGACAAAGGAGAGAGCCaaacagaagaaagaagagattGAATCTGTTAAGAAATGGAGGAAGCAGAGACAGCAAAGTGGGTTTGCTGGTGATGTCAATGATGGCGACTTGAGTTTGGCATTTGAAGATGGCAAATCATTTGAAAGGTCTAATAGGAGAAGGCCAGGTGTGGCTCCAGGAGATCGGTCTGGGGGGAAGGCAAGACAAGGTGGTGGAAAGTTTAAGAAAGGAATGGATAAGAAAAGGAAGGGTAGAGAATTTAAAGATTCTAAGTTTGGATATGGAGGGAGAAAAGGCATGAAGAAGCAGAACACCGCAGACACCACTGATGATATCGGAGGGTTTAACAAAGGTGGTGTTGCAGGAaataagaagaggaagaggTGA